A single Pseudomonas sp. MM223 DNA region contains:
- the pncC gene encoding Nicotinamide-nucleotide amidohydrolase PncC (*Name pncC), with the protein MDPITTLATRLGEHLRRFNAQVTTAESCTGGGIAEAITRIPGSSAWFEVGYVTYSNAQKTRLLGVPEALFGQVGAVSQDVVEAMVRGAQASSGARFAVAVSGVAGPDGGSPAKPVGTVWLAWGDGNRVFSERRQFDGDREAVRRQTVIAALDGLLQLGAE; encoded by the coding sequence ATGGACCCGATCACCACGCTTGCTACCCGCCTGGGTGAACACCTGCGCCGTTTCAATGCGCAGGTGACCACTGCCGAATCCTGCACCGGCGGTGGTATTGCCGAAGCCATCACCCGTATACCGGGGAGCTCGGCCTGGTTCGAGGTTGGCTATGTGACTTATTCCAACGCCCAGAAAACCCGCCTGTTGGGCGTGCCCGAGGCCTTGTTCGGCCAGGTGGGCGCTGTTAGCCAAGATGTGGTCGAAGCCATGGTCCGTGGTGCCCAGGCATCCAGCGGGGCGCGTTTCGCCGTGGCGGTGAGCGGCGTGGCCGGGCCGGACGGTGGGTCGCCAGCCAAACCGGTAGGTACCGTGTGGCTGGCCTGGGGCGACGGCAACCGGGTATTCAGCGAGCGCCGCCAGTTCGACGGTGACCGCGAAGCGGTGCGCCGACAAACGGTGATCGCCGCGTTAGACGGCTTGTTACAGCTTGGTGCCGAGTAA
- the recA gene encoding Protein RecA (*Name recA): MDDNKKRALAAALGQIERQFGKGAVMRMGDHERQGIPAISTGSLGLDIALGIGGLPKGRIVEIYGPESSGKTTLTLSVIAEAQKSGATCAFVDAEHALDPEYAGKLGVNVDDLLVSQPDTGEQALEITDMLVRSNAVDVIIVDSVAALVPKAEIEGEMGDMHVGLQARLMSQALRKITGNIKNANCLVIFINQIRMKIGVMFGSPETTTGGNALKFYASVRLDIRRTGAVKEGDEVVGSETRVKIVKNKVSPPFRQAEFQILYGKGIYRNGEIIDLGVSQGLIEKSGAWYAYQGNKIGQGKANAAKYLAENPAIGTEIEKQIREKLLKAGAAAEASKAAAVDASADDVADAEAGY, from the coding sequence ATGGACGACAACAAGAAGCGCGCCTTGGCTGCGGCCCTGGGTCAGATCGAACGCCAATTCGGCAAAGGCGCGGTCATGCGCATGGGCGATCATGAACGCCAAGGCATTCCAGCCATCTCCACCGGCTCCCTGGGCCTGGATATTGCCCTGGGCATTGGCGGCCTGCCAAAAGGCCGTATCGTCGAGATCTACGGCCCGGAATCGTCGGGTAAGACCACACTGACGCTGTCGGTCATTGCCGAAGCTCAGAAGAGCGGTGCTACCTGCGCCTTCGTCGACGCCGAGCACGCCCTCGACCCTGAGTACGCCGGCAAGCTGGGCGTCAACGTCGACGACCTGCTGGTCTCGCAGCCGGACACCGGTGAACAGGCCCTGGAAATCACCGACATGCTGGTGCGCTCCAACGCCGTTGACGTGATCATCGTCGACTCCGTGGCTGCCCTGGTACCGAAGGCCGAGATCGAAGGCGAAATGGGTGACATGCACGTGGGCCTGCAGGCTCGCCTGATGTCCCAGGCGCTGCGCAAGATCACCGGTAACATCAAGAACGCCAACTGCCTGGTCATCTTCATCAACCAGATCCGTATGAAAATCGGCGTGATGTTCGGCAGCCCGGAAACCACCACCGGTGGTAACGCCTTGAAGTTCTACGCCTCGGTGCGTCTGGACATCCGTCGTACCGGTGCGGTCAAGGAAGGCGATGAGGTGGTCGGCAGCGAAACCCGCGTCAAGATCGTCAAGAACAAGGTCTCGCCGCCGTTCCGTCAGGCCGAGTTCCAGATCCTGTACGGCAAAGGTATTTACCGTAACGGCGAGATCATCGACCTGGGTGTGTCCCAAGGCCTGATCGAGAAGTCGGGTGCCTGGTACGCCTACCAAGGCAACAAGATCGGTCAGGGCAAAGCTAACGCTGCCAAATACCTGGCCGAGAACCCGGCTATTGGTACCGAGATCGAGAAGCAGATCCGTGAAAAGCTGCTGAAAGCCGGCGCTGCGGCTGAAGCCAGCAAGGCTGCCGCTGTTGATGCCAGTGCCGACGATGTGGCTGACGCCGAAGCCGGTTATTGA
- the recX gene encoding Regulatory protein RecX (*Name recX), whose translation MDLLARREHGRVELTRKLRQRGASDELIEPELDRLTEEGLLCEARYLESFIRYRSSAGYGPSRIREELGQRGLARADIEQALRESEVDWRERLHDVWQRKFAGQRPQDPRSRAQQTRFLAYRGFPMDMIGRLLSGRDLDDY comes from the coding sequence ATGGACCTGCTCGCGCGACGCGAGCACGGTCGCGTCGAGCTGACGCGCAAGTTGCGTCAGCGAGGCGCTTCGGATGAGCTGATCGAGCCTGAACTCGACCGGCTCACCGAAGAAGGGCTGCTTTGCGAAGCCCGCTACCTCGAAAGCTTCATCAGGTACCGTTCCAGCGCGGGCTACGGCCCTTCGCGTATTCGCGAGGAGTTGGGCCAGCGTGGTCTGGCGCGTGCTGATATCGAGCAGGCATTGCGCGAAAGCGAGGTGGATTGGCGCGAGCGACTGCATGATGTGTGGCAGCGCAAGTTTGCCGGGCAGCGCCCGCAAGATCCGCGCAGCCGTGCCCAGCAAACCCGGTTTCTGGCTTACCGGGGTTTCCCCATGGACATGATCGGCCGCCTGCTCAGTGGGCGTGATCTCGACGATTACTGA
- the lnrK gene encoding Transcriptional regulatory protein LnrK (*Name lnrK), with product MATYEILIADDHPLFRGALRQAVTLGLGPDVRLVEVASIAELETRLSEKADWDLVLLDLNMPGAYGFSGLVLLRGQYPQIPVVMVSAQEEAAVVVKSREFGASGFIPKSSPLEVIQDAVRKVLDGEVWWPPQAFEKVDVSAEAKAASEGLASLTPQQFRVLTMVCEGLLNKQIAYELSVSEATIKAHVTAIFRKLGVRTRTQAALLLQQLESVASN from the coding sequence ATGGCCACTTACGAAATCCTGATAGCCGATGACCACCCATTGTTCCGTGGCGCCCTGCGCCAGGCCGTTACCCTCGGCCTGGGCCCGGATGTGCGCCTGGTCGAAGTCGCGAGCATTGCCGAGCTGGAAACCCGCCTGAGCGAAAAGGCTGACTGGGACCTGGTGCTGCTGGACCTGAACATGCCGGGTGCTTATGGTTTTTCCGGGCTGGTGCTGCTGCGCGGGCAATACCCGCAGATCCCTGTGGTGATGGTGTCGGCGCAGGAAGAGGCCGCGGTGGTGGTCAAGTCCCGCGAGTTTGGCGCCAGTGGCTTCATTCCCAAGTCCAGCCCCCTGGAAGTGATCCAGGATGCCGTGCGCAAGGTGCTCGATGGCGAGGTCTGGTGGCCGCCGCAGGCGTTCGAAAAGGTCGATGTCTCGGCCGAGGCCAAGGCCGCCAGCGAGGGGCTGGCCAGCCTGACGCCGCAGCAGTTCCGGGTACTGACGATGGTCTGCGAAGGCCTGCTGAACAAGCAGATTGCGTATGAACTGAGTGTCTCCGAGGCCACCATCAAGGCCCACGTGACGGCGATCTTCCGCAAGCTGGGCGTGCGTACCCGCACCCAGGCCGCGCTGCTGCTGCAACAACTTGAATCGGTTGCCAGTAACTGA
- the dgkA gene encoding Diacylglycerol kinase (*Name dgkA), giving the protein MTSPFKGQTGLKRIFNAAGYSLDGLRAAFKGEAAFRQLVLLNVLLIPIAFWLPVSRAERAIMIAVCLLGLIVELFNSAVEAAIDRISLERHPLSKNAKDMGSAAQLVAMTMVALVWGVILL; this is encoded by the coding sequence ATGACATCGCCATTCAAGGGCCAGACCGGCCTGAAACGCATCTTCAACGCCGCCGGCTACTCGCTGGACGGCCTGCGCGCCGCCTTCAAGGGTGAGGCCGCATTCCGCCAGCTTGTGCTGCTGAACGTGCTGCTGATCCCGATTGCCTTCTGGCTGCCGGTCAGCCGTGCAGAGCGGGCGATCATGATCGCGGTATGCCTGTTGGGGCTGATCGTCGAGCTGTTCAACTCGGCGGTAGAGGCGGCTATCGACCGCATCTCACTGGAGCGTCACCCGCTGTCGAAAAACGCCAAGGACATGGGCAGCGCCGCGCAACTGGTGGCAATGACCATGGTGGCGCTGGTGTGGGGCGTGATCCTGCTTTAG
- the cmpR_1 gene encoding HTH-type transcriptional activator CmpR (*Name cmpR_1), whose product MALLDQAKEIEDLLNGKSGFGSLAVGATLTIGNYLATLLIGSFMQTHPESQVKLHVQNTAHIVQQVAHYEIDLGLIEGDCNHPDLEVQPWVEDELVVFCAPQHPLAKPGRADIESLSQEAWILREQGSGTRLTFDQAMRHHRANLNIRLELEHTEAIKRAVESGLGIGCISRLALRDAFRRGSLVPVETPELDLMRQFYFIWHKQKYQTSAMREFLELCRNFTAGYTRSDEIVLPPIA is encoded by the coding sequence GTGGCACTGCTCGACCAGGCCAAGGAAATCGAAGACCTGCTCAACGGCAAATCCGGTTTCGGTTCGTTGGCGGTCGGCGCCACACTGACCATCGGCAATTATCTGGCCACCCTGCTGATCGGCAGTTTCATGCAGACCCACCCGGAAAGCCAGGTCAAGCTGCATGTACAGAACACTGCGCATATCGTGCAACAGGTAGCGCACTACGAAATTGATCTGGGTCTAATCGAAGGCGACTGCAACCACCCGGACCTGGAAGTGCAGCCATGGGTCGAGGACGAGCTGGTGGTGTTCTGCGCACCGCAACATCCACTGGCCAAACCGGGCCGTGCGGATATCGAAAGCCTGTCGCAAGAGGCGTGGATTTTGCGCGAGCAAGGCTCGGGGACGCGCCTGACCTTTGACCAGGCCATGCGCCATCACCGCGCCAACCTCAACATCCGCCTGGAGCTGGAACACACCGAAGCGATCAAGCGCGCGGTGGAATCGGGCCTGGGGATTGGCTGCATTTCGCGCCTGGCCCTGCGTGATGCCTTTCGCCGGGGCAGCCTGGTACCGGTGGAAACACCGGAACTGGACCTGATGCGCCAGTTCTACTTTATCTGGCACAAACAGAAGTACCAGACCTCGGCCATGCGCGAGTTTCTGGAACTGTGCCGCAACTTCACTGCGGGCTATACCCGCAGTGATGAAATCGTGCTGCCGCCAATCGCCTAA
- the fpr_1 gene encoding Ferredoxin--NADP reductase (*Name fpr_1): MSNMNHERVLSVHHWNDTLFSFKCTRDPGLRFENGQFVMIGLQQESGRPLMRAYSIASPNWEEHLEFFSIKVPDGPLTSQLQHLKEGDEIIISKKPTGTLVLDDLNPGKHLYLLSTGTGLAPFMSVIQDPETYERFEKVILVHGVRYVNEVAYREFITEHLPQNEFFGESVRDKLIYYPTVTREPFENQGRLTDLMRSGKLFSDIGLPPINPQDDRAMICGSPSMLDETSEVLDSFGLKVSARMREPGDYLIERAFVEK, encoded by the coding sequence ATGAGCAACATGAACCACGAACGTGTCCTCAGTGTGCACCACTGGAACGACACCCTGTTCAGCTTCAAGTGCACCCGCGACCCGGGGCTGCGCTTCGAGAACGGTCAGTTCGTGATGATCGGCCTGCAGCAGGAAAGCGGCCGTCCGCTCATGCGTGCCTATTCCATCGCTTCGCCGAACTGGGAAGAGCACCTGGAGTTCTTCAGCATCAAGGTGCCGGACGGCCCGCTGACCTCGCAGCTGCAGCACCTGAAGGAAGGCGATGAGATCATCATCAGCAAGAAGCCTACCGGCACCCTGGTGCTTGATGACCTGAACCCTGGCAAGCACCTGTACCTGCTGAGCACCGGTACTGGCCTGGCGCCGTTCATGAGCGTCATCCAGGACCCGGAAACCTATGAGCGTTTCGAAAAAGTGATCCTGGTGCACGGCGTGCGTTACGTGAACGAAGTGGCCTACCGCGAGTTCATCACCGAACACCTGCCGCAGAACGAGTTCTTCGGTGAGTCGGTTCGCGACAAGCTGATCTACTACCCGACCGTGACCCGCGAGCCGTTCGAGAACCAGGGCCGCCTGACCGACCTGATGCGCAGCGGCAAGCTGTTCAGCGACATCGGCCTGCCACCGATCAACCCGCAGGACGACCGTGCGATGATCTGCGGCAGCCCGAGCATGCTCGACGAGACCAGCGAAGTGCTGGACAGCTTCGGCCTGAAAGTCTCCGCCCGCATGCGTGAGCCAGGTGACTACCTGATCGAGCGTGCCTTCGTCGAGAAATAA
- the sprT gene encoding Protein SprT (*Name sprT): MPELLKQRVETCYQQAETFFKRPFPRPEVSFKLRGQKAGVAHLHENLLRFNLQLYRENQEDFLRQTVAHEVAHLVAHQLFGERIQAHGEEWQLIMRGVYELPPNRCHNYEVKRRVVTRYIYRCPCPQGDFPFTAQRHKLVRQGRRYLCKRCREILVYSGETRVE; encoded by the coding sequence ATGCCAGAGCTGCTCAAACAACGCGTCGAAACCTGTTACCAGCAAGCCGAAACCTTTTTCAAACGCCCTTTCCCGCGCCCGGAAGTCAGCTTCAAGCTGCGCGGGCAAAAAGCTGGCGTCGCCCACCTGCACGAAAACCTGCTGCGCTTCAACCTGCAGCTTTACCGGGAAAACCAGGAAGACTTCCTGCGCCAGACCGTTGCCCACGAAGTGGCACACCTGGTGGCCCACCAGTTGTTTGGCGAGCGCATCCAGGCCCATGGCGAAGAGTGGCAATTGATCATGCGTGGCGTGTACGAACTGCCACCCAACCGTTGCCACAACTATGAAGTGAAACGGCGCGTGGTAACCCGCTACATCTACCGCTGCCCGTGCCCGCAAGGTGATTTCCCGTTTACCGCACAGCGGCACAAACTGGTGCGTCAGGGGCGGCGGTACCTGTGCAAGCGGTGCCGGGAAATTCTGGTGTACAGCGGCGAGACCCGCGTCGAGTAG
- the yohC gene encoding Inner membrane protein YohC (*Name yohC) produces MIHHVVGLFTHPDQEWREIRGEEETISHMYLTHTLILAAIPAVSAFIGTTQVGWVIGDRPAVMLTMESAIWMSIMSYLAMLAGVAVMGAFIHWMARTYDANPSMAQCIAFATYTATPLFIGGLAALYPHLWLGMLIGTAAICYTVYLLYVGLPTFMNIPSDEGFLFSSPVLAVGLVVLVAIMAATVIIWGLGVGPVYTN; encoded by the coding sequence ATGATTCATCACGTTGTGGGGCTGTTTACCCATCCCGATCAGGAATGGCGGGAGATTCGTGGCGAAGAAGAAACCATCAGCCACATGTACCTGACGCACACCTTGATCCTGGCGGCGATCCCTGCCGTTTCCGCATTCATCGGCACTACCCAGGTGGGCTGGGTAATCGGTGACCGGCCAGCCGTGATGCTGACCATGGAAAGCGCCATCTGGATGAGCATCATGTCGTACCTCGCCATGCTTGCCGGGGTGGCGGTAATGGGCGCGTTCATCCACTGGATGGCCCGTACCTACGATGCCAATCCGTCCATGGCTCAATGCATCGCTTTTGCCACCTACACCGCCACACCGCTGTTCATTGGCGGCCTTGCGGCGCTATACCCGCACCTGTGGCTGGGCATGCTGATCGGCACTGCCGCTATCTGCTACACGGTGTACCTGCTGTATGTCGGCTTGCCGACGTTCATGAACATACCGTCCGACGAAGGCTTCCTGTTCTCCAGCCCGGTGCTGGCGGTGGGCCTTGTGGTACTGGTGGCGATCATGGCCGCCACGGTGATTATCTGGGGACTGGGCGTGGGGCCCGTCTACACCAACTAG
- the ttcA gene encoding tRNA-cytidine(32) 2-sulfurtransferase (*Name ttcA): protein MGTLSVNQNKLQKRLRRLAGEAITDFNMIEDGDKVMVCLSGGKDSYTMLDVLLHLQKVAPIKFEIVAVNMDQKQPGFPEHVLPAYLKELGVEYHIVEKDTYSVVKELVPEGKTTCSLCSRLRRGTLYTFADEIGATKMALGHHRDDIVETFFLNMFFNGALKGMPPKLRADDGRNVVIRPLAYCSEKDIQAYSDMKEFPIIPCNLCGSQENLQRQVVKDMLVEWERKHPGRTESIFRALQNVAPSQLADRNLFDFTSLKIDENATPRFLDVLNI from the coding sequence ATGGGCACCCTCTCGGTCAACCAGAACAAACTGCAAAAACGCCTGCGTCGTCTCGCTGGCGAAGCCATTACCGACTTCAACATGATCGAGGATGGCGACAAGGTCATGGTCTGCCTGTCTGGCGGCAAGGACAGCTACACCATGCTCGACGTTCTGTTGCACCTGCAGAAGGTGGCACCGATCAAGTTCGAGATCGTCGCGGTGAACATGGACCAGAAGCAGCCGGGCTTCCCTGAGCATGTGCTGCCGGCCTACCTCAAAGAGCTGGGCGTCGAGTACCACATCGTCGAGAAAGACACCTATTCGGTGGTCAAGGAACTGGTACCCGAGGGCAAGACCACCTGTTCGCTTTGCTCGCGCCTGCGCCGTGGCACCCTGTACACCTTCGCCGACGAAATCGGCGCGACCAAGATGGCGCTGGGGCACCACCGCGACGACATCGTCGAAACCTTCTTCCTCAACATGTTCTTCAATGGCGCGCTCAAGGGCATGCCACCGAAGCTGCGCGCCGACGATGGCCGCAACGTGGTGATCCGCCCGCTGGCCTACTGCAGCGAGAAGGACATCCAGGCCTACTCGGACATGAAGGAATTCCCGATCATCCCGTGCAACCTGTGCGGCTCGCAGGAAAACCTGCAGCGCCAGGTGGTCAAGGACATGCTGGTTGAGTGGGAGCGCAAGCACCCGGGCCGTACCGAGAGCATTTTCCGTGCCTTGCAGAACGTGGCGCCGTCGCAACTGGCGGACCGCAACCTGTTCGACTTCACCAGCCTTAAGATCGACGAAAACGCCACGCCGCGTTTCCTCGACGTGTTGAACATCTGA
- a CDS encoding NAD(P)H dehydrogenase (quinone) has translation MSAPYILVLYYSRHGSTSEMARHIARGIELAGMEARLRTVPAISTECEAVAPDIPATGALYATLDDLRHCAGLVLGSPTRFGNMAAPLKYFLDGTSSLWLGGELVGKPAGVFTSTASLHGGQETTLLSMMLPLMHHGMLVMGLPYSESALLETRGGGTPYGASHHAGADGKRELDQHEIALCRALGQRLATTAKALEAARG, from the coding sequence GTGAGCGCGCCCTACATCCTGGTGCTGTATTACAGCCGCCATGGCTCCACCAGCGAAATGGCCCGACACATTGCCCGCGGCATCGAACTGGCCGGCATGGAGGCGCGCCTGCGCACGGTGCCGGCAATATCCACCGAATGTGAAGCCGTGGCCCCGGACATCCCGGCCACGGGCGCGCTGTACGCCACCCTGGACGACCTGCGCCACTGCGCCGGCCTGGTACTGGGCAGCCCGACGCGCTTCGGCAATATGGCAGCACCGCTGAAGTACTTCCTGGATGGCACCAGCAGCTTGTGGCTGGGTGGAGAACTGGTCGGCAAGCCGGCGGGCGTTTTCACCTCCACCGCCAGTTTGCACGGTGGCCAGGAAACCACCCTGCTGTCGATGATGCTGCCGTTGATGCACCACGGCATGCTGGTGATGGGTTTGCCGTACAGCGAGTCGGCTTTGCTGGAAACCCGCGGCGGCGGCACCCCTTACGGCGCCAGCCACCATGCCGGTGCTGATGGCAAGCGTGAGCTCGATCAACATGAGATTGCCCTGTGCCGTGCCCTGGGCCAACGCCTGGCGACCACGGCCAAGGCCCTGGAGGCCGCGCGTGGCTAA
- the yfgD gene encoding putative protein YfgD (*Name yfgD), translated as MTDLTLYHNPRCSKSRGALELLEARGLAPTIVRYLETPPDAATLKALLGKLGIAPRQLLRTGEDEYKALNLADPALTDAQLIDAMAQHPKLIERPILVAGDKAVVGRPPEKVLEILP; from the coding sequence ATGACTGACCTGACGCTCTATCATAACCCGCGCTGCTCGAAATCCCGCGGCGCGCTGGAACTGCTCGAAGCCCGTGGCCTGGCGCCAACCATCGTGCGCTATCTGGAAACCCCGCCCGACGCCGCCACCCTCAAGGCCCTGCTCGGCAAGCTGGGCATCGCCCCGCGCCAGTTGCTGCGTACCGGCGAAGACGAATACAAAGCGCTGAACCTGGCCGACCCGGCACTGACCGACGCGCAACTGATCGACGCCATGGCCCAGCACCCCAAACTGATCGAACGGCCGATCCTGGTTGCCGGTGACAAGGCCGTGGTCGGCCGCCCGCCGGAAAAAGTGCTGGAGATCCTGCCGTGA
- the resA_1 gene encoding Thiol-disulfide oxidoreductase ResA (*Name resA_1), with protein sequence MARRLAAVLAITASLLLGGCGADYGVDQHGNTVKAEQIEGHWLVLNYWAEWCGPCRTEIPELNAAAKQWAADGIKVVGVNFDGLQGQDLKQASETLGIGFTVLAQDPAERYDLPRSEALPVTYIIDDKGKVREQLLGEQTLEGLQAKIKALKGA encoded by the coding sequence ATGGCAAGGCGTCTGGCAGCAGTACTGGCCATCACCGCGAGCCTGTTGCTCGGTGGTTGCGGTGCCGATTATGGCGTGGACCAACACGGTAATACGGTTAAGGCCGAACAGATCGAAGGGCACTGGCTGGTGCTCAACTATTGGGCGGAGTGGTGTGGGCCGTGCCGTACCGAAATCCCGGAACTGAACGCTGCGGCCAAGCAGTGGGCGGCCGATGGCATCAAGGTGGTGGGGGTGAATTTCGATGGCTTGCAGGGGCAGGACCTGAAGCAGGCCTCCGAAACCCTTGGCATCGGCTTTACCGTATTGGCCCAGGACCCGGCCGAGCGCTATGACCTGCCACGCAGCGAGGCGCTGCCAGTGACCTACATCATCGATGACAAGGGCAAGGTGCGCGAACAGCTGCTGGGCGAGCAGACCCTGGAAGGGCTGCAGGCCAAGATCAAGGCCCTGAAAGGCGCCTGA
- the ldhA gene encoding D-lactate dehydrogenase (*Name ldhA): MRALLFSSQHYDQESFTQAASGSALELHFQPARLTLDTAALASGYETVCAFINDELDAPVLQRLAEGGTRLVALRSAGYNHVDLAAAQRLGLAVVRVPAYSPHAVAEHAVALILALNRRLHRAYNRTREGDFTLHGLTGFDLHGKTVGVVGTGQIGVAFARIMAGFGCQLLAYDPYPNPELLALGARYLSLPELLREARIISLHCPLTEHTRHLINAQSLAQLQPGAMLINTGRGALVDTPALIDALKSGQLGYLGLDVYEEEAQLFFEDRSDLPLQDDVLARLLTFPNVIITAHQAFLTREALDAIAATTLDNINRWAAGNPQNLVMG; the protein is encoded by the coding sequence ATGCGTGCCCTGTTGTTCAGCAGCCAGCATTACGACCAGGAAAGCTTCACCCAGGCTGCCAGCGGCAGCGCGCTGGAGCTGCACTTCCAGCCCGCCCGCCTGACCCTCGACACCGCCGCGTTGGCCAGTGGCTACGAAACCGTTTGTGCCTTCATCAATGACGAGCTCGACGCCCCGGTGCTTCAGCGCCTGGCCGAGGGCGGCACACGCCTGGTCGCCCTGCGTTCGGCCGGCTACAACCACGTCGACCTGGCCGCTGCCCAGCGCCTGGGCCTAGCCGTGGTGCGCGTGCCGGCCTACTCGCCGCACGCCGTGGCCGAACACGCCGTGGCGCTGATCCTGGCCCTCAACCGGCGCCTGCACCGGGCCTACAACCGCACCCGCGAAGGCGACTTCACCCTCCACGGGCTGACCGGTTTCGACCTGCACGGCAAAACCGTCGGCGTGGTCGGCACCGGCCAGATCGGCGTTGCCTTCGCCCGCATCATGGCCGGTTTCGGCTGCCAACTGCTGGCCTACGACCCCTACCCCAACCCGGAGTTGCTGGCCCTCGGCGCGCGCTACCTGAGCTTGCCCGAGCTGTTGCGCGAAGCCCGTATCATCAGCCTGCACTGCCCACTTACCGAGCACACCCGGCACCTGATCAATGCACAAAGCCTGGCCCAGTTGCAGCCCGGCGCCATGCTGATCAATACGGGCCGTGGCGCACTGGTCGACACCCCGGCACTGATCGATGCCCTGAAAAGCGGCCAGCTTGGCTACCTGGGCCTGGACGTCTACGAAGAAGAAGCCCAGCTGTTCTTCGAGGACCGCTCCGACCTGCCACTGCAGGACGATGTACTGGCCCGCCTGCTCACCTTCCCCAACGTGATCATCACTGCCCACCAGGCCTTCCTTACGCGCGAGGCGCTGGACGCCATTGCCGCCACCACGCTGGACAACATCAACCGCTGGGCGGCAGGCAATCCACAGAATCTGGTAATGGGTTAG